CCTGTTTAGGGGCACGATCTTCGCGATCTTGTCCGCGGCCCAGGTTTCGTAGTCCGTGCGCGTTTCCGGCGGTTGACGGTCCGCCCACGATCGCCACACCGAACGATTGAGTGGGGTCTTAATCATCCCCGGGCACAAGCAGTTCACGCGCACACCGAACGGCGCGAGATCTTTGGCCGCGCACTGAGAAAAATTGATGAGCCCGGCCTTGGACGCGCTGTACGGCGGGTCCGTCTGCGAGCCGATTTGCCCGGCAACGGACGAGAGAAACAGCATCGTTCCCTTCTTGCGTTCCGCGAGACGCGGGGCAAAGTGGTGCGCGACGATCGCGGCGCCAATGAGATTCACTTGAAGCACGCGCGCCCAAACACTGGGGTCGATCTCCCAGAACGGGAACCCGAACTTGCCGGAGCCGATCCCTACCGCGAACACGACGTGATCCACCGCGCCGAATTTCGCCCACGTCTCGGCTGTCGCGGCACGAATGGCCGAATCGTCGGTGACATCGACGCGCCATCCCGTGCCGCCGAGTTCGGTCGCGGCCGCTTGTGCACCCGGGGACACGTCCCAGATACCAACGCGACAACCTTCCTCGGCAAACGTGGACGCGATCGCGCGCCCCAACCCGCGCGCGCCACCGACTACAACAACGGCACTGTCCTTCAGGCCCAAGTTCACGGCGAATCCTCGTCTCGGCGGGTAGTGTGTGAAAGCGTTACGGCTCTCACACACTGTGATACCCGACGTACCGCCCCCCCGACACACCCACTTTGGTTATTGTCCCGGGTGCTTGATCCCGGCGGCGATACGCGCTTTCTCGAGGTACTCGTTCAGCGGGCGCATGGCCTTCACGTCCATACCGCGCACGTTGTCCTCGTTCTCGTACATCTTCTTCAGGGAATTGAAGATGCCCGGATCGCCGCCGGTAAACCCCATTACCAGTGCGAGCCACCGCTCCGCGAGTGCCCGTGCCTTCGGATCAGCCGGATCGACGCCCGTGTCCATCGCGGCTTGCACGTCCGCGAACAGATCCGTCCACATTTGTGGCCCCTTTTGGATGGCCTCTTCCATCTCGGCCCCGCCCGCCTTGCGCCGGTCCTCGATCTGCTTCAGTTGCTCCGGGGTGTAATACTTTTCGATCATCGTCATTACCTCGATCGTTTGGAGAAACGTCTCGGCGGACACGTCGCCCGCCGCGTCGAGTGTCTGGGAGAGCCCTTCGAGCCGGTCGCCCAACTGGGCCAGCTCCGCGGCTTGCTCGCGCACCTTTGCCAGGTGGAGCCGGACCACTTCGCGCGGGTCGTAGTCGGCCCGC
This region of Gemmata massiliana genomic DNA includes:
- a CDS encoding SDR family NAD(P)-dependent oxidoreductase, with product MNLGLKDSAVVVVGGARGLGRAIASTFAEEGCRVGIWDVSPGAQAAATELGGTGWRVDVTDDSAIRAATAETWAKFGAVDHVVFAVGIGSGKFGFPFWEIDPSVWARVLQVNLIGAAIVAHHFAPRLAERKKGTMLFLSSVAGQIGSQTDPPYSASKAGLINFSQCAAKDLAPFGVRVNCLCPGMIKTPLNRSVWRSWADRQPPETRTDYETWAADKIAKIVPLNRWQTPEDIAAMAVFLASDRAANVTGQTVNVDGGYVMHW
- a CDS encoding MerR family transcriptional regulator: MSEQQWKVGELAARTGLTVRALHHYDAIGLLCPSDRSGSAHGSGHRRYTAADVTKLHQIMCLKQLGFSLEQIKEYMTRADYDPREVVRLHLAKVREQAAELAQLGDRLEGLSQTLDAAGDVSAETFLQTIEVMTMIEKYYTPEQLKQIEDRRKAGGAEMEEAIQKGPQMWTDLFADVQAAMDTGVDPADPKARALAERWLALVMGFTGGDPGIFNSLKKMYENEDNVRGMDVKAMRPLNEYLEKARIAAGIKHPGQ